From a region of the Daphnia pulicaria isolate SC F1-1A chromosome 1, SC_F0-13Bv2, whole genome shotgun sequence genome:
- the LOC124323818 gene encoding alpha-aminoadipic semialdehyde dehydrogenase-like has protein sequence MIWKGAPSTPLCSIATTKIVAQVLEKNNLPGAICSLIFDGADVGSAMANDPRLPLISFTRSIKVGKQVAVAVQSRFGRNLLELGGNNAILVDESASIDLVSGRPFSRLLEHPASAAPSTCRLVLHGKVCDTVLAYLIKAYELLLPRMGDPLQSGLLLGPPSQSAGRRLDRPDHHHGSDADGVCGHERMFR, from the exons ATGATCTGGAAAGGCGCCCCGTCGACACCCTTGTGCAGCATCGCCACCACCAAGATTGTGGCCCAGGTGCTGGAAAAGAACAACCTGCCGGGTGCCATTTGCAGTCTCATCTTTGACGGAGCTGATGTCGGCAGTGCCATGGCCAACGACCCCCGTCTGCCTCTCATCTCGTTCACTAGGAGCATCAAAGTTGGCAAACAGGTGGCCGTGGCCGTCCAGAGCCGATTCGGCCGCAATTTGCTCGAACTGGGCGGTAACAACGCCATTCTGGTCGACGAGAGCGCTTCAATCGATCTAGTATCCGGGCGTCCATTTTCCCGTCTGCTAGAACATCCAGCCAGCGCTGCACCCTCCACCTGTCGTCTCGTCTTGCACGGAAAGGTCTGCGACACCGTCCTGGCCTATTTGATCAAAGCTTACGAGCTGCTATTGCCCAGAATGGGTGATCCCCTCCAGTCCGGCCTCCTGCTAGGCCCCCCTTCACAATCAGCCGGCCGTCGACTTGATCGCC CCGACCATCATCACGGGTCTGATGCCGACGGCGTCTGTGGTCATGAGCGAATGTTTCGCTGA
- the LOC124312850 gene encoding uncharacterized protein LOC124312850: MTCLCCLIATFLLTLLLDEDRYVVVPKVSKMQDAQTPLRVEKQGDENEEESFESVPHLPNTLSKVVTQSVGPRVAANSGGNPLGVVRGAGRGILAGASPLKLISKRTIPCRTTKAPTQESAPPTPAESGRGRGLLFKNDD; the protein is encoded by the exons ATGACTTGTCTTTGCTGCCTGATCGCCACGTTCCTGCTAACCTTGCTGCTTGACGAAGATCGCTACGTGGTAGTGCCTAAAGTTTCCAAGATGCAGGATGCACAG ACACCCTTGAGAGTTGAGAAACAAGGTGAtgagaatgaagaagaatcttTTGAATCTGTTCCACACTTGCCCAACACTTTGT CGAAAGTTGTCACGCAATCCGTCGGGCCGCGCGTAGCAGCCAATTCTGGCGGTAATCCCCTAGGTGTCGTTCGTGGAGCTGGGCGAGGTATTTTAGCAGGAGCATCACCGCTGAAATTGATTTCGAAACGCACCATCCCATGCAGGACCACCAAGGCACCAACGCAAGAAAGTGCACCACCAACACCCGCTGAAAGTGGCCGTGGCCGCGGATTACTCTTTAAAAATGATGATTAA
- the LOC124323834 gene encoding speckle-type POZ protein B-like, whose protein sequence is MYFGIHRSSKVFEAMFNHSTKENITNQVVIEDIQPEVFHELLRFIYISRLTSETMETMLAPRLFVAADKYLLDQLKSECESHLLRQMSAENCLELLLLSSDQIHPADNLKTNAVDFFRRYPREVMATDGWKKARQEHPNHSIWNML, encoded by the coding sequence ATGTATTTTGGCATCCATAGAAGCAGCAAAGTATTTGAGGCCATGTTCAACCATTCAACCAAGGAAAATATCACTAATCAAGTCGTAATTGAAGACATTCAACCTGAAGTATTTCACGAACTTCTCCGTTTTATTTATATCAGCCGCTTGACTTCAGAAACGATGGAAACTATGCTGGCCCCCAGACTGTTTGTAGCTGCCGACAAATATTTGCTGGATCAACTGAAATCCGAATGCGAGTCACATTTGCTTCGTCAAATGTCGGCCGAGAATTGCTTGGAATTGCTTCTGCTCAGCAGCGACCAGATCCACCCAGCGGATAATTTGAAGACAAATGCAGTGGATTTCTTCCGGCGTTATCCACGTGAAGTGATGGCGACCGACGGATGGAAAAAGGCGAGACAAGAACATCCCAATCATTCTATTTGGAACATGTTGTAG